GCGGCGGTGCTGGCCTACGCCAACTTCCTGCGGATCGGCCCGCACAGCGACTTCCCGACGGTGATCCTGCCGACGATGCTGCTGCTCGGGCTGCACTTCGCGCTGACCTTCCCCGCGCTCAACATCCAGGCGACGGCGGGCGTGGCGGACGAGGAGCAGGGGCTGGCCTCGGGCCTGGTGAACACCGCGTTCCAGATCGGCGGCGCCGTCGTGCTGGCCGTCACCACGGCCGTGGTCACCGCCGGTGGCGCGGGCGGGGCGGGCAGCATCCAGGCGCAACTGGACGGCTACCGCCACGGGGTGCTGGTGGTGCTGGGCGTCTCGGCGGCCGGGCTGGTCACCACGCTCTTCGCACTGCGCCGCCCGAAGCGGCGGACGAACTGGGGCGTTCCCGACTACCGCTCGGCGGAGGCGCCGCAGCGGGAGGAGACGGCCACGTCCGACGCCGTCTCACGGCTGCACGGGTAACGGGGCCGAATGGGCAGAGGGTTCGCCGATCCCCCGCGTCGGCGAACCCCACCCCTGCCGCGCGTATATTGGCGCCAGGCCAATGAACGCAGGAGCACCATGTCACCACGGCGGGCGGCAGTCAACGAAGTTATGCGGGCCCGGTCCCGCGAGCGCATCATGCAGGCCACCGTGGAGCTGATCGACCAACGCGGGTTCACCCAGGTCACCCTGGCGGACATCGCCGAGCGGGCCCAGGTGGCCCGCGGCCTGGTCTCCTACTACTTTCCCGGCAAGCGGTTCCTGCTCCAGACGGCGATGCACCGTCACATGCACCTGACCCTGGCCGCCGCGCTGCGGCCGCTGGACGACCCGGCCGATCCGGCCCACAGCACCGACCCCGACGTCTGGCTGGCCACCGCGATCGACACGATCACCGGCCTCGCCATCGACCAATCGACGCTGATGCGCACCCATCTGGCGCTGATCCTCGCGCCGGTCGACGGCCGCTTCGTCCAGGACGACGAGCAGCGGCAACTGGGGGCGCTGCTCCAGGAGGTGCTGCGCAGGCGCGGCGCGGCCGACCCGGCCACCGAGCACGCGGTGCTGCGCAGCGCGCTGATGGGGGCCTGCATCGGCATCCTGTTGCCGGGCGCGGAGTCGCCCGTCACGCTGATCCGCGGGGACCTGTTCGCCCGCTACGGGCTGGACCCGCGCCTCGGCCCGCGCGCGGCCGCGGAGCCGGTCAGGACTCCTTGAGCAGCCCGGTCAGCAGCTCGACGGTCTGCTCGGGCGTCTGGCTGTCGACGCTGAGCCGCTCCATCACCTGGACATAGGCGTCCACGTCGTCACGCTTGTCCAAATACAGTGCACTGGTGAGCTGTTCGAGATAGACGACGTCCGGCAGGTCCTGCTCGGGGAAGCGCAGGATGGTGAACGCGCCCGTCTCGGCCGCGTGGCCGCCGAAGCGGAACGGCATCACCTGGAGCACGACGCCGGGCAGCTCGGCCATCTCGATCAGGTGCTGCACCTGGGCCCGCATCACGGCGGGTCCGCCGATGGGGCGGCGCAGCGCGGCCTCGTCGATCACCGCCCACAGGCGCGGCCCCCCGCCGTCGGTGATCATGCGCTTGCGGCGCATCCGCAGGTCGACGCGGTGCTCGATCTCCTCGGACTGCATGTGCGGCCGATTCAGCCCCATGATGGAGCGCGCGTAGTCGGCGGTCTGCAGCAGGCCGGGAATGAACTGCACCTCGTAGGTGCGGATCAGAGCCGCCGACTCCTCCAGACCGACGTAGGTCTGGAACCAGTTCGGCATCGCGTCGCTGAAACTGTGCCACCAGCCGTTCTGGTTCGCCTCACGGACGAGGGTGAGCAGCTGACCGCGCTCGGACTCGTCGACGCCGTACAGACTCAGCAGATCCACCACGTCGCGCTCCTTGAAGCTGACGCGCCCCAACTCCATGCGACTGATCTTCGACTCGGAAGCACGGATCGTGTAGCCGGCGTCCTCGCGGGAGATGCCCTTGGCTTCGCGGAGGCGGCGCAGTTGGGAGCCGAGGAGGATGCGGCGCACCATCGAACCGCCCCCCGGCTGAACCGTGGTCATTCTGTCGAACCTCCACCCGCTGGCAACAGTGCACAGTCTGCCACTGTGCGGCACTGTCCGGGCGCGCATCGTGCCCGCTTGCACACGCGCTGGTCAAGACAGTGGGACGGATCCCGCCGATCACTGCGCTGTGCGATCGTCAGACTACTCGCTGCACTGGAATCTGCACGTGCATCTGCAGGGACTGCTAATGCACGTGAATCCACTCTTGCATCTGACGTATGCGAAGAGGAGCATGTATGCGTGCACCTGCACGCCCCCTGGCAATCCGCCGAGAATCCGCCCCGGACGCCGAGATCGGCCGGGGCCGCGCCCGCATGGGAGGAGCTCTTCATGGGCCAGAGCCCGGCGGTCGCCGCGGACCCTGGAGTAGTGGTGAGCTGTGCCCTGGCGCCTCGTCACGAGTCGGTGCGCACCGCGCGCGAGTTCACCAGGCTCACCCTGAACCGCTGGGAGCTGGGGGAGCTTTTCGACGACATCGCCCTGGTCGCAAGCGAGTTGGTGACCAACGCGCTCCGCTACGGACTCCCCTCGGTGGTGCCCGAGCAGCGCAGCGCCTGGGGTAGACGCGGGACCGGCGGCCCCAGCCCGATCGACGACCGGATGAACGCCTGCGCCGAACCCACCGCCCCCCTGATCCGGCTCAGCCTGGTGCGCAGCGAGCCCGAGGGCACCCGGCCGCAGGTGGTCTGCGCGGTGACCGACCCGAGCGAGGCCGGACCCGTCCCGCGCGAGGCGGACTGGATAGCGGAGTCCGGGCGCGGACTGCATCTGGTGGAGTCCTTCAGTCACTCCTGGGGCTGGCACCCGATCGCGGTCGGCAAGGTCGTCTGGGCGGTCTTCGAACTGCAGTCGAATGTCTGAACATTCGTCTTGACAACCAGACGGCCCGGGAGTTGCTCCCGGGCCGCCCACTGCTGCGCTGATCCGCCACGAATCCGCTACGAATCCCCCGCGAAGCTCACTCCGTCAGGTGGTCGAACTCCCCCGCCTTGACGCCGTGCAGCAACGCCACGATCTCCGCCTTGGTGTAGATGAGGGCCGGACCGTCGGGGAAGCGGGAGTTGCGCACCGCGACCTCCCCGTCCGCCAGGCGGGCCATCTCGACGCAGTTGCCCTGCGAGTTGCTCATGCGGGCCTTCTGCCAGACCACTCCCTCAAGCTCCGTGGCGGCGATGCCGTTGTGGATGCGACGCATAGGTATCTCCCCGGGACGTGCGAGCGGTGCACCATGCAGCGGTCTCACTGCCGGTGATGATATCGCCAGTGCACGTGCACGTGCAGGTGCTTATGCGTGTGCACATGCGTTTACATGAGGTGACAGATTTCTTTACAAGCCAGGGAGTTGGCCGCCCGAAACGGGCAAATCCGGGCGCATGGTTGTCGCTCTCGGCTACCGGCGCTGCCCGAAGTGCCAGCGATGAGCGTCATGATCGACAGCATGGAACTCCCCCGTGACACACAGTCAGTAATCATGTGTCCCCACCACCTATGTGACGCTGCCCACACGCACACGGTTCAATTCGGCGGTATAGGGGATCCCGACTGCCGACGCACGAACGAATGACCTACGATCGTCCCCCATGAGCACTGCCGCGACTCCCAGCACGCCGCTGCCCGTCCGTACCCCGAGCGCCCGCGCGCGCGGACGCCATCGCCGCCCCGAGCGCCCCGAGCTGCCGGCGGGCGCCCCCGCGCTGCTGCTCGCCCTTCCGGCCCAGGCCTCGCCCGACGCGCGCCGCCTGGCCGAGGAGGTCGCCTCCCTGATCCGGCTCGACCAGCCGGGCATCGAGGTTTCGGCCGCCTACCTGACCGCGGGCGAGGATGCCGACGGCTGCGTGGCCCTCACCGACGCGCTGGGAGCCGCGCTGGAGGCCGAGGCGGCCCCGATCGTGGTTCCCCTCTCCCCCGGCCCGTCCACGGAGCTGGACGCCGCGCTCTCGGGCTTCGACGCCGAGGTCGTCCGCCGCACCGACGCGCTCGGTCCGCACCCGCTCCTGGCGGAGGCCGTGCACGTCCGCCTCAGCGAGGCCGGCCTGGCCCGCGCGGACCGCGCGCGCCTCTTCGCGATCAACACCTCCGCCGACGGCATCGTGCTTGCCAGCACGGGCGGCCCGGAGGCGCTGGAGCTGGCCGAGGTCACCGGCGTGCTGCTGGCCGCGCGCCTGGCGGTCCCGGTCGTGGCGGCCTCCCTCGACTCCGCGGAGTCCGTCGCGGCGGCGGTCACCCACCTCCGCGACACCGGCTGCGTCCAGCCGGCCCTGGCCCCGTACCTCCTGGGCCCCGAGATCAACGCGGACGTCCTCAAGAGCGTCGCCGACGCCATCGAGTGCCCGGTCGCCGAGCCGCTCGGCGCCTACCCCTCGATCGCCCGCCTCGCCCTCGGCCTCTACCTCGCCGCGCTCGGCATCGACGCCGACATGTAGTGGCACCACCTCAGGGGCGCGAGGAACTGCGCGAGGAACCACCCTGTGCGGACGGCCCTGCGCATTGAGGACCACCCGCACGTGGGTGGCTTGTCGCGCAGTTCCCCGCGCCCCTGGGGTAGTGCAACTCGCCCTTTGCTGAGAGGTGCCGCGCCCGCGCGCCGGAGTATTTGCAACTGGCCCCTCCGCACAGGGCAACGCACGACGCCCGCCCCGGACCTCGGTCGGGGCGGGCGCTGTGGGTTCGGCGGGTCAGGAGGCGAACGCCGTGCGGAGGCGCGGCAGGAGGTCGGCGAGGTCGCGGTCCCAGCAGCCGGAGTCGTGGCCGCCGTCGCAGCCCCAGCTGCTGCCGTTGCCGTAGTCGACGAAGTACGGTGTCTGCCCCGCGTTGGTGAGCGCCGTGGCCAGGTGCTGGGTCGCGCTCTCCAGCCACCACTCCTCCACGCCCCGGGTGGAGACCGCCCCGCTGCCCACGTAGAGCGAGACCCCCATGCCCGCGAAGGCGGACGCGTGCTGCGTCGGGTCCGCGGCGTTCCACAGCGAGTCGTTGTACGGCGGGGTCCACGAGATCGGGTACGGCGAGCCGAACAGCGCGTCGCTGTCGACCCCCGGTGCGTAGCCGTCCCGGCCGAGGCGGCAGTAGCTCCAGTCGGTGACCGGGGCCGCGTCGGTGAGCGAGGCGAGGACGACCTCACGCAGCACCATCTCGTTCCCCGACAGGTCCACGTCGCCCGACATCGAGGCCACCTGACCGAAGAGGTCCGGGTGCAGCTGGGCGAGGTGCATGGCGCCGAAGCCGCCCATGGAGATCCCGGCGATCGCCCGGTGCTTCTTGTCCGCGAGCGTGCGCAGGTTCGCGTCGACGAACGGGATGACCTGGTTGATCTCGAAGTTCTCCCAGTTCTGCGCACCGGCCGCGGTGCCCTGGTCGCGCCAGTTGGAGTACCAGCCGCGGGCGCCCCCGTCGGGGATCACGGTGATCATCCCCTCGCTGCTCTTCTCCGCGTCGAACAGCGGGAAGTTGGCGCCGCTGAAGTAGTCGCAGGGGTCGCCCGGCGAACCGTGCAGCAGGTAGAGCACCGGGTAGCGGGCGGTCGGGTTGCTGTAGTAGTCGGCGGGCAGCACGATCCGGATGTGGTGGCCGACCGTACCGGGGTCGGCGGCCACCTGGGGCGTCGTCACGGTGATCGTGAAGTCGGTCGGGGTGGCCGCCGGTACGCCCTGGCTCTGCAGCGAGGGGTCGGCGACCTGGGTCAGGCCGAAGCCGTTCGCCAGCGCCGGCGGGCCGGCCGGATCCGCGTGCGCGGCGGGCGCGGAGATCAGGGTGGCGGCGGCCGTCGCGGCGACGGCCAGGGCCGCCTTCGCGCGCGAGCGCCACGTGGGCAGGAGCGAGCTCATGAATGTCCCCCAGGTTCGACGGTGATGCCGGAGGCCGACACTAGCGTCAAAGAACATTGATGTACACAGATCAGTGAACGTTGATGTTCACAAAGCGATCCCGTTTCAGGAGGGGGAGTTGAGGGAAGATCAGGTGTCCAGCAGCGCGCGGATGAGCTCGGTGATCGAGCCCCGCAACGCCGCCAGTCCGGCCACGTCGCCCACCTCGATCCGGGCCGTCACCAGCGCGCTCACCGCGCCGATCAGCGCCCGCCCGATGAACTTCGGGTCCAGGCCCGGACGCCGGCGGCCGCCCGCGTCGATCGCGTCCGCGACGAGCATCGCGAAGCGCTCCTGGCTGGACAACCGGCGCGACACCGCCGCGTACCCGGCTCCGTAGACCTCGATCAGGAACACCCGCGCCGAGGCGGGCGAGGCGGCCAGCGTGCCCAGGTAGGCATCCATGACCCGGTCCAGCCGGACCGCCACCGGATCGTCGGGCGAGCCGAAGGCCTCCTCGATCCTGGCGACGAACACCTCGGCGGAGTCGTCGAAGGCGGCGAGGAAGCAGTCCTCCTTGTTGGCGAAGAACTCGTAGAAGGTCTGCCGGGAGATCCGCGCCCGCTTGAGCACCGCGCCGACGGTCGTCGCGGCATAGCCGTGCTCCGCCACCACCGCGACCATGGCGGTCAGCAGCCGCGCCCGCTGCGCCGCGCCGACCTCGTCCCGGCTGAGCCGGTGGTGTCCGCGCGGCAGCGTCGCCA
This genomic interval from Streptacidiphilus rugosus AM-16 contains the following:
- a CDS encoding TetR/AcrR family transcriptional regulator, with translation MDSDSVPGFVSGAAPGSAPGPETVATLPRGHHRLSRDEVGAAQRARLLTAMVAVVAEHGYAATTVGAVLKRARISRQTFYEFFANKEDCFLAAFDDSAEVFVARIEEAFGSPDDPVAVRLDRVMDAYLGTLAASPASARVFLIEVYGAGYAAVSRRLSSQERFAMLVADAIDAGGRRRPGLDPKFIGRALIGAVSALVTARIEVGDVAGLAALRGSITELIRALLDT
- a CDS encoding alpha/beta hydrolase; amino-acid sequence: MSSLLPTWRSRAKAALAVAATAAATLISAPAAHADPAGPPALANGFGLTQVADPSLQSQGVPAATPTDFTITVTTPQVAADPGTVGHHIRIVLPADYYSNPTARYPVLYLLHGSPGDPCDYFSGANFPLFDAEKSSEGMITVIPDGGARGWYSNWRDQGTAAGAQNWENFEINQVIPFVDANLRTLADKKHRAIAGISMGGFGAMHLAQLHPDLFGQVASMSGDVDLSGNEMVLREVVLASLTDAAPVTDWSYCRLGRDGYAPGVDSDALFGSPYPISWTPPYNDSLWNAADPTQHASAFAGMGVSLYVGSGAVSTRGVEEWWLESATQHLATALTNAGQTPYFVDYGNGSSWGCDGGHDSGCWDRDLADLLPRLRTAFAS
- a CDS encoding sirohydrochlorin chelatase, with translation MSTAATPSTPLPVRTPSARARGRHRRPERPELPAGAPALLLALPAQASPDARRLAEEVASLIRLDQPGIEVSAAYLTAGEDADGCVALTDALGAALEAEAAPIVVPLSPGPSTELDAALSGFDAEVVRRTDALGPHPLLAEAVHVRLSEAGLARADRARLFAINTSADGIVLASTGGPEALELAEVTGVLLAARLAVPVVAASLDSAESVAAAVTHLRDTGCVQPALAPYLLGPEINADVLKSVADAIECPVAEPLGAYPSIARLALGLYLAALGIDADM
- a CDS encoding helix-turn-helix domain-containing protein produces the protein MTTVQPGGGSMVRRILLGSQLRRLREAKGISREDAGYTIRASESKISRMELGRVSFKERDVVDLLSLYGVDESERGQLLTLVREANQNGWWHSFSDAMPNWFQTYVGLEESAALIRTYEVQFIPGLLQTADYARSIMGLNRPHMQSEEIEHRVDLRMRRKRMITDGGGPRLWAVIDEAALRRPIGGPAVMRAQVQHLIEMAELPGVVLQVMPFRFGGHAAETGAFTILRFPEQDLPDVVYLEQLTSALYLDKRDDVDAYVQVMERLSVDSQTPEQTVELLTGLLKES
- a CDS encoding ATP-binding protein; the protein is MGQSPAVAADPGVVVSCALAPRHESVRTAREFTRLTLNRWELGELFDDIALVASELVTNALRYGLPSVVPEQRSAWGRRGTGGPSPIDDRMNACAEPTAPLIRLSLVRSEPEGTRPQVVCAVTDPSEAGPVPREADWIAESGRGLHLVESFSHSWGWHPIAVGKVVWAVFELQSNV
- a CDS encoding DUF397 domain-containing protein; this translates as MRRIHNGIAATELEGVVWQKARMSNSQGNCVEMARLADGEVAVRNSRFPDGPALIYTKAEIVALLHGVKAGEFDHLTE
- a CDS encoding TetR/AcrR family transcriptional regulator, which codes for MQATVELIDQRGFTQVTLADIAERAQVARGLVSYYFPGKRFLLQTAMHRHMHLTLAAALRPLDDPADPAHSTDPDVWLATAIDTITGLAIDQSTLMRTHLALILAPVDGRFVQDDEQRQLGALLQEVLRRRGAADPATEHAVLRSALMGACIGILLPGAESPVTLIRGDLFARYGLDPRLGPRAAAEPVRTP